gctgatctttctctcctcctcctcccctcttttcgctcccctccagaccaggatgtcccaccctagtcTCTCcgttgctcagcattggctggttgttttattgacaaaacagagaacaaatggtggcatgttcacacaaacttgagacaggtgatgcttagaataagcatcacaatgcaatgtccacattgaaaccagatagtgaggtagataaatcagcatttaaatgaacaagggtaaattgtatacattccacaagaacattataccaacacttggGTTAGTCAAGTTTTGGCAAAAGCATAGCAGTAAATTGAGAGCTTCATTGTGCAGGTTCAGATTAGGTAGAGAGGATGAATCAGACTATAAAAGAGACACCAAAAACTTTCAAAGATGGGTGACTTTCCTTCTCTTCACCCTCTTGAGGGTTAGAAACATCTACGCAGCGGAAGTTACACCATATGAGATAATGTTCCGAAGGCCCTCTCTAATTCTCCCAAATATAAAAGCAGACTTGTTAGCTGATATTCCTAGCAATGCTATTCTTAAGTCAGTCCAGGAACTCCAGAGGGTCTAAACCAGCCTCCACACTTACATTCGACATGTACAAGAACTGCCCCAGTTTACCCTCATCACTTCCAGCTTGGTGACTTTGTCCTGATCAAAAGACACCAAAAAGAATTTCTGGGCCCACACAGTGGGAAAGGACCACAAAGTGATCCTGATCACTCCAACGGCTGTGAAAGTGGATGGGATCTGGGCCTGAATTTATCATTCCCATCCGAAATTCGCCTGATGGAAAGACCAAGATCCAGACCAACAGTGGTCATCAGACACCACGCACAGGACCTGCTAAAGATAGGACTGATTGCATATGGCTTGCCATAATTTATCTTGCTTGTTTGACCATGCTCTTCCAAGGATAAATAATACACAAACTAGGGACATATAAACCAAAAACTTGGCTATAGAGACTACCTGATACTAGATCTGGCAGAATCCTCACAGAAGTCTATCAACAGGATtattctcagcctcctgaattaCAGACCTTTATAAATTATGGCCAGATCTTGGTAAATTCCCTTCAgatccatacatacataccagGAGCAAAACAACCCCAAAATGTTCATATTTATCACTGAGTTCCAAAAGGGGGTGCAAGGTATTGAGCCAATAATGTAGATGAGGAAAAAAACTCTTAAGGCAGGATCAATACTATGCATTCCCGGCAGAAGCAGGGTCCACATTTACACAGTCCCCTATTATTTACCATTGCCATCACTGAGGATGTGAAACTTAGGGACCCGGATGGAAGATGGATCTGGATCCCAATATTAAAATTGAACTAACATGTAACCCAAACTGTTAAGCCCCCCAAACTTGTAATCCAATGGTTATTCTTGGTAAGTCTTGTGATTCCTTCCCCCTTATGCAGATTGGAAAGCAGGGTGCACATGGAGATTCAGGGCATATCTCACTGGTCTGAACCCCAGAACTACATTCACTATTCAAAGACTAATTAAGTCTGAGGCCTTCAGCCCAATAGGTCCTTTGGCAAAGAACTCGGAAGTCCAGCCAACTAAACCAACTAGTCAGCTTGTTTCCACCTTACTCCCTGGCTTAAAATTCCAGCTGTCTGATATCCAGGAAAAGCCTCTTTTTGAGGTACCTGAACCCTCACTGTTGCACAAATCTGTACTAATAGATACCATATGGGTGACTTTTAAGCTTCTTAATGGCACCAGACCTAATATGACTAAGGACTGCGGGATCTGTTTGCAACCCAAACTACCCTATTAAGTAGGCATTGCTACCATAGAGCCCAAATCTTCCCAGAGCCTTAATCTAGTTCCTCTTAATGACACAGCATCTAGTCCATGGGCTTCTTTCCTAACTTTAGGGCACTTAAAAGGAAATGATACCTGCCTTAGGTCAAACGGACACCCATAGTCTGTCTCCTCATACTCAGTAATTTGTTTTAATCCTAATACCCATGTAAGTCAATCTTCCAAATCCTTGGGAATGAAAGATAGTAACCTTCCAGTTGCCTGAAGAAAACCTTGGTTTGCTTACACTTGGGGCTCACTCCTTGTCTTTAGATACTTCAGTAGCAAACAAAAGACTGAATTATATGTGCTTATATATGTAGTTCCCCAAATCTCTTATTATGAAGGTATATGGGCCTTTTATCAACTtcaaacaagagaagagcagccCCTATCCCAATGCCCATGTTAGTAGGATCAGTGCTGTCAGCACCACAGCCTTAGTTACAGgacaataaaattttatatatttaaatgaacaagTTGACAAAGATGTGGCCAAACTGCGTTCTGCCACTACATTCTTAGAAACCAAGTAGACTCCCTAGCTGTGGTATAAAACCAATGAGCATTAGACTAATTGTTCTTCAAAGTTTATGCATGGCCTTGAGGAAACAATGTTATTTTTATGCCAATCATTCCAAAgttatgagaaaaaaatctgggtctGTTTAACTGGTCATCTTGGCTCCCCTAACTAGTAACTGCCCTACTTGGTCCCTTGTGTCTGCTCATATTAATTCTCACTTGCAGGCTTTGCATTATAAATGTCTGATATCTTTCACTAGATGACATATTTCAGCTGTTCAACTCATGGTTCCTTGGCCACAAGGGAAAATCTTGAGACAATGATTTGACTTATGGAAACAAATCAAGGGGAGAATGTTAAGACAtgttttcccttttctgaagagcctCTTTTTTAATCCCCACCAGTCATCATAACTTTTTGCCAGTGTAAAAGAATTCCTTCAGGCCCACCAGTCATCTCAACTTGTTGCTAAGAAAAATGAATCTCTATGAAAGGTCAGATTGACCACAAACTATGTTTATGTTCAATGAGAAACTCTATGGCCTTGTTCTTGGAAATTCCCCAACCATGAGCACAGCTGGTTCCAATTGCCAGGCACTCTCAAGGTTAGCTAGAACTGCTTGTCAAGTTAGCAAAAATAACTTGAGTCAGATATGACCACTCTGTTCCACTCTATGCCCCCTTTATGAGCTAATTGTGGTATTTACCTTTGTAAGCTGACTCTAAAAACAGATCAATGTCAGTATGGCTCCTGAGTCCACTCTGTGTCCCTAATCATGATAAGACTTGGGGTGTGCACTCAATAAACCATTCATATCTAACTGATATTGGTGTCTGTGTGGTTCATCAGCATTCATGATGTTCATttttggtattattattattattattattattattattattattattaaccatttattcagtttttatcccagttgtagccccctcccctcatCTTCTCTtggtcccactctctctcctctctccctctttcccctctattcctcttccctggtccactgatagaagaagtcttcctcccttactgtctgacctagcctatcaggtcccatcaggactgcctgaatcctcttcttctgtgggccaGCTAGGtcacctacagattcaatgcaattcccatcaaaataccaacaccatctttacagaccttgaaagaacaattctaaacttcatatggaaaaacaaaaaacccaaaatagctaaaacaatcctgtacaaagaTCTTCTGGTCAATGGGCTCCAGGAATCTTCCCCACACTGTGATTCAAACcatatgccaccactgccagtatttctatgagagctgtAGGAATTAACTCTGCCACTCATTTTTACAACACAATGATTACAATGACTAAGCTAACTTCCCTGACTTCAGCATGTTCATTGTTAGGCTAtatgatgaaagaaagaaagaaagaaagaaagaaagaaagaaggaaggaaggaaggaaggaaggaaggaaggaaggaagagaagagaagagaagagaagagaagagaagagaagagaagagaagagaagagaagagaagagaagagaagagaagagaagaaaagaaaagaaaagaaaagaaaagaaaagaaaagaaaagaaaagaaaagaaaagaaaagaaaagacactcCTGTGCTTCAGAGTTTATGTTATAGAATCTCTGGCTTTTAAATTTATGCTTGTCAGAAACTCATTTGGCAGCTCTTCTGGAAGCAGCTGCCAGACATATCTGCCTGTAAGAAACTCACTTGGCATGAATTAATGAGACAAATGTGTCTGTTAAATAGGTGTGTGAGTGAGCATAGAAGTTAGGAATGCACACAAAAGGCTCCCTGCTAAATAGGAAGCTCATGGCACCTCAACTGCAGTCTGCTAAGGGTTCCAGAATTGTTTGATCAAAAATATAAAGTTATAAATACATGTATAGAAACAGCAGTTTTTGAAAAATCAGTAtacaaaaattgaaaagaaaaaacaatttgcCTTCCATTTATATAATCAAAACTTACAAATCTCTAATGCTCATTACCACATTCCCCAAGTATAGGTTGAAAATGCGTAGTTTCTATTTGATGAaaatcttaactgagaaaatggaaATGACAAAATATTTCCTGTAGAATTTATAATTCTCTGTATATTATATGATGCATGAAAGATGCAGATGTTAAGGTCTAACAGAAGTAGAAAAGAggttaaaaagttttattttatgctGTGCTCTTGTAATGACTAAGAACTTCGTAGTTCTCAGGATGTTTTCATAAGAAAAATGAAGGTCTTTCCGAGAgctgtaaaaatatttatttctcttttaacaATAAGAAATCTTTAGAGAGTGTAACAACATGGGACAATGTGACTAATTAGGAGCTTTGTTAACTGAATCCTCAAAGCAAATCAACTATAAATAATCAGCTTTTTCTTTTAGCCTTTTAGAGTCCCTGTGTCTGCCCGGTGGTCTTCACACCTGTGTATCCCTTAAGAACATCTTCTGTTGCTAAATACCCTGTGTTACTCTTTCTTCCAGCTACTTCTTACAAGGAGGCCTCAGCCCTTGACCAACAACCAGCAGATAAGAGGCAGCAGGTCTGAACGCCTTCTTCATATGGCAACAGAGATTACCAGCACTGCAGTGAGTTCAGACAGAAGACACTGAGGAGAGGAAGGACCGCGGGAAACGTTAGGTGATATTTCCTTATCACCTATTGggacaaaatagaaaaaaggcTCCAGCACTCAAAGTCTCAGCTCAGGTGCCTTTTAAGATTTTGTTACTGGTTCTCATCAAGTTGGAATGACTCAAATGGTCAGTTTTCCTCCCACAACACTTTGACTCTTTTTGACAGTTTATTTTCCCATAACAGAAAAATATGCAAAAGAAGATAAGTTAACACTATCACATTTCGTAATTGAAATAATTACTGCGAATGACTTCTTAGAGAAATAAGTGTTTGAGTGATGTTCGTAAAGACATTTTTAAGAGTGCTGTAATAAGAAATTTCCAAAACTGTGAGCTTTATATTTCAGGTAGGACTATGTATTATTTAAAGCAGTCAAGTAAAGTGTACACGGTATGCAAAGACTTAAAGCACAACATTGTGCTAAATTTCTAAGAAAAAATACATTCATAAACTTATAATGTAATAGTTTTGATAATTTCATAGTAAAatttttacagacatggaaaaaaaacacattacaCCAATACACTGACAGGAAATACATACACCCAACTTGATCACAGAGTTTTCGTTTGGGAAAACTGAAGCATATCAAGCTAGTATGCCAACGGGTTAGTATATCATTAATATATAAGAATTCAAAGGCGTTATTAACCATGGATACTGGGCAATAATGTAAATGACAATAAGTAACAGTATTGAAGCATTTAGTTGCTGGTGTGCAGTAGTTCTCACCACTGTCTATTTGTTAGTAAATCACATGACTATGTATTCGCTCTGATTTAATTGTAAGTTGTGGCAAGAACATGAGTAAATCCTAAGGAGCTAATATAAATTATAATGTCAATCTAGCATTGAGACAATATTTACTATTCTATTTCATAAACAGCTAAATATGTTAGGTTCTGTAGTATAcacatttaataaattaataaaatgtccagaaattttaatattattccaTGTTCTTATAAATTTTTCTTGGAACAATAATGAGCTTCAGTTACTTTCATAAAGGTGAATTTAAGACATATTTTGTTCATCTCTGAGAAAACAttgatttagaaaatattttattcttacatGAAGATGACAAATGGAGGTTTCAGATATAGATTTTTCTCTTTACTTCAGTTTACCCACTGAATAAGGAATGTTGAGTTTGATGAGAAAATTAGTCAGGAACATTTAAGATTATAGACCTATTTAAGAAATTTTGCCAACTCGTGACAAGCTACAGAGAGCTCAAAGACATTCAGCTTGAAAGATTTCCTTCAGATTGTGCatgatgaacagaaaaaaaaacccgtACTGTATTAATGAAAGCAGGTGTGAAGCattcataaactgtaattactgtTCTTCATTGCTACCTTTTCACCAATACCACCTGGAATTTTAGTGTCAGCATGTAACTTCtgtacattaagaaaaaaaatacatctatAAAAAGTCCATTGAAggcaaatatttgtatttttggttttatttcagaaaatactGACTCAATTAAAATAATAGCTGTGAGTAGATATACACTTGTATGAAGGATAAATGCCTGCAACAAGAGAAACGTACTTATGATTAATTATATGGAATAAGAAATTTTTATACAAGCAATTTTGTCTCTACTGTGTCTAATAGAATGTTTTAAGCTATACTTAGAAAAAATAGATATTTGACTAATTCTTATGatcattatttgttttaaatatgaatgatatttattattaaatatttaaccTACAAAATTATGGGTTGATTTGGGTATTTCAGTTAATATTAGAATGTTATCTATTATGTGTAACATCCTGTTTTCAGCACTAAGTAAAAAACTTAAATGAGCAGCAGGCATTTAAGGTACTGAGATATTCAGTCATCTCAAATGTTCTTTTTTCTCTAATGTTCTAGTGTCCAAGAAAACACCAGTGAAGAGGAGTTCACAGCTCACAAATACTACAAAAGTCACTGGAATGCATTGTCTTCAAGAAAAATTCTTAAATGCTGATCATCTAAGAACATAAAAGATTGACACTGTAATTCTCTGTTTGCTTAAATGATATTTTTACTACATGTTCCTTCTTCATGGAGGGAGAGAATCTGACATCTACCTGGGAATTCCTCCTCCTTGGTCTTTCAGAGGATTCTGAAATAAAACCTGTCCTCTTTGGAGTGTTTCTGTCCATCTACCTGATCACGGTGCTTGGGAACCTGCTCATTATCCTGGCTGTTGTCTCCGACCCTCACCTCCACACACCCATGTACTTCTTTCTCTGTAACCTGTCCTTGGCAGACATTGGCTTTAGCAGTACTACAATGCCCAAAATGCTGCTCAACATCCAGACACACAACAAATCCATCACTTACACAGGCTGTCTGATACAGgtgtcatttttcttcttcttcgggtGTTTGGACAGTCTGCTTCTGAGTGTAATGGCCTATGACCGCTTGGTGGCCATCTGCTACCCTCTGCACTATGCCGTCATCATGCACCCCCGCCTCTGTGTCTTCTTGTCTGTGGTGTCACTCTCCATCAGTTTTCTGGACTCTCAGTTACACTTCTTGGTTGTGTCTCACCTTACTTTCTGCAAAGTTGTGAAAATCCGTCATTTCTTTTGTGACCCTTCTCAGCTTCTTAATCATGCTTGTTCAAAAACTTCTaacaataaaatattcatttatatttttggtCTCATTTTTGGTGGCATTCCAGTCTCAGGAATCCTTTATTCTTACAGAAGAATTCTTTCTGCCATTCTGAGTATTTCATcaaaaggagggaaaaagaaagcctTCTCTACCTGCGGGACTCACCTGTcagttgtctgtttgttttatggGACAGCCTTTGGTGCCTACTTCAGTTCAGCTGCCTCAAACTCCCCTGGGAAAAGCGCAGTGGCTGCAGTGATGTACACCATGGTTACTCCCATGCTGAATCCTTTCATCTATAGCTTGAGGAACAGGGACATCAAGTGGGCCCTGTGGAAGATTTCTAGCAGAAGACTCTAATTTCCATAACatttctcattattttattttatatggatAGAAGATAGATCAAAAACAAATACAGGTAATAAAATGACTAAGATGAGATATAGAATATAAGAACTTACATatctctctgctttctccttAGATATATTTCTATCATTCTTTTAGATTAATGAAAAAGTTAATATGTGATACCCATTTAATCGTAAGCACTCGGGTTGATGTAGAGGCATTAACACATTCACACTCCCATTATTCATTACATAATTCTCATAGTCATAAGTGGTATTTTCTACCGTTGCAAAATGAACATCTAACTTGTATCTCTATAATTTCTTTGTTGATATAAAAACTAGAGAGGTAAATAATCTTACTTTTAAGACCTAATCATTGtctaaatttttatttgacttttcttAAGAATCTCAAACAGATTTTAGAGCTGCCTCATTTCGTGTCTGAAACCAGACATAGTGCAAAATTGTCAGGAAATGAAAACTGAAAGTTTCCTATAAAGAATTGAAAGAGGATCTGTCAGAGCAAGACCATCAGCACCCTAGTTGCAGTGCCCAAGGTACCCCCGAGGGACATCAGCTCCCTAGAAAAACTGATGATGGAGTGCTTAAACAGAGATCACCATAGGGAAGTTCTATGATAGACATACTTCTCTAAAATTTGAAAGGAAGTCAAAAGCAGCACCAGAGAAATGATAAAAATCCAGACAAAAatggtgcaaaaaaaaaaaaaaaaaggaaaatggggaAGAAAGACAAAATAGGTTGAAATGGCCAACTAAGAAACTACAGACTTACGTGCTCTGTCGTGAGAAGACTATCCACTGATGGAGCCAAAGGAAGCCAATGGCATGATCGCACACCCCATCAATAATATATCCTCCCTGTTCTCTTGGAAAATAAGAGGAATATTTTATCAATTATTTACTAACTCatgcttccttttccttccctttttctaaCCTGGATGgactggagcttgctctgtagatagactaggctggcctcaaactcacaggagatccacctacctctgcctcaaactcacaggagatccacctgcctctgcctcaaagtGCTTGGActgaaagtgtgtgccaccacacccagctgcataTTTTCTACTCattatagaaacattttaaatggaGGAATCCCATCCCAtcctaatttattttaatatggaAATTATGcttttaagataaaaaataacttttgtaTGTTTAGGTTTGGGTACGACCAGAAAATAGTGAATTTTGAACTAATGAAACTGTCTTGAGTATCAGCTTAATATTCCAAAATCTGGTTTAGTTGTATCATACACGATGCAGAGCATACTGACTGATGATTTGCAGTGATAACCACttaatgttttaaagatttaaaattatttctagtCTTACTACTTTTAGCACAACTGTTTGGTAGAAAACATCACTCTCCCTCATCGCCCTCCTGGATATGTTTGCCCTCTGTAACATCTCACATCCTGGTGGTCTGCGTTTCCTAATaattttgaaatgtgtttttgaaaaacaaaggTTTAGATAAATTCATATACGATTTAATTGTGAATCAGTAGGAGTTAAATAAAGAATATTTGGACTTGAAGATATTGATACATGA
This is a stretch of genomic DNA from Meriones unguiculatus strain TT.TT164.6M chromosome 1, Bangor_MerUng_6.1, whole genome shotgun sequence. It encodes these proteins:
- the LOC110542843 gene encoding olfactory receptor 7E178-like isoform X1, which codes for MKAGNLTSTWEFLLLGLSEDSEIKPVLFGVFLSIYLITVLGNLLIILAVVSDPHLHTPMYFFLCNLSLADIGFSSTTMPKMLLNIQTHNKSITYTGCLIQVSFFFFFGCLDSLLLSVMAYDRLVAICYPLHYAVIMHPRLCVFLSVVSLSISFLDSQLHFLVVSHLTFCKVVKIRHFFCDPSQLLNHACSKTSNNKIFIYIFGLIFGGIPVSGILYSYRRILSAILSISSKGGKKKAFSTCGTHLSVVCLFYGTAFGAYFSSAASNSPGKSAVAAVMYTMVTPMLNPFIYSLRNRDIKWALWKISSRRL
- the LOC110542843 gene encoding olfactory receptor 7E178-like isoform X2, translating into MEGENLTSTWEFLLLGLSEDSEIKPVLFGVFLSIYLITVLGNLLIILAVVSDPHLHTPMYFFLCNLSLADIGFSSTTMPKMLLNIQTHNKSITYTGCLIQVSFFFFFGCLDSLLLSVMAYDRLVAICYPLHYAVIMHPRLCVFLSVVSLSISFLDSQLHFLVVSHLTFCKVVKIRHFFCDPSQLLNHACSKTSNNKIFIYIFGLIFGGIPVSGILYSYRRILSAILSISSKGGKKKAFSTCGTHLSVVCLFYGTAFGAYFSSAASNSPGKSAVAAVMYTMVTPMLNPFIYSLRNRDIKWALWKISSRRL